The genomic DNA GACCCGCATGGCCGACATGGCGGCCTACCGCGAGTTCGCCGGCACGGTGCTGTGGCAACTGCCGGGCGTGCGGGAGACGCGGACCTACGCGGTGATGGAAGAAATCAAGAGCAGCGCGCGGCTGCCGCTGGGCATCTAGCGGCGGCCGAAGATCGCGGTGCCGATGCGCACCATCGTGCTGCCGGCGCTGACGGCCGCCTCGAGGTCGGCGCTCATGCCCAGCGAGAGGGTGTCGAGTTCGATGCCGGCGGCGCGGATGGCGTCATACACGGTGCGGGCACGCAGGCAGAGTTCGCGCTGCGCCGCGAAATCCGGCGCCGGTTCGGGAATGGCCATGAGCCCGCGCAGCCGCAAATGTGGCAACGCCGCCACAGCGCGCGCGAGCGGCAGCGCCTCTTCGGGCGGCACGCCGGACTTGTTGGCGCCGCCGTCCACGTTGACCTGCAGGCACACCTGGAGCGGCGGCAGATGCGCCGGCCGCTGCGCCGAAAGGCGCTCGGCGATCTTGATCCGGTCGATGCCGTGCACCCAGTCGAAATGCTCGGCCACGGGCCGCGTCTTGTTGCTCTGCAGAGGGCCGATGCAGTGCCATTCGAGTTCCGCGCGCAGCTCCGACAGCGCGGCGATCTTGTCCAGCCCCTCCTGCACATAGTTCTCGCCGAAGGCCCGCTGCCCCGCCGCATGGGCCTCGCGCACGGCCTCGGGCCCGAAGGTCTTGGACACCGCCAGCAGCCGGACTTCGGCCGGGTTGCGCCCATGTTCGGCGCAGGCCTTTGCGATCCGGTTCTTTACTTGCTGGAGGTCGTCGCCAATCATCGTCATAATCTTCCAAAATCGTATCAAAACGTCACCGAACTCGAGCCGAGGACCCCCGTGGACATTACCCAGTTGCTGGCATTCAGCGTCAAGAACAAAGCCTCCGACCTGCATCTG from Variovorax sp. V93 includes the following:
- a CDS encoding YggS family pyridoxal phosphate-dependent enzyme, whose product is MTMIGDDLQQVKNRIAKACAEHGRNPAEVRLLAVSKTFGPEAVREAHAAGQRAFGENYVQEGLDKIAALSELRAELEWHCIGPLQSNKTRPVAEHFDWVHGIDRIKIAERLSAQRPAHLPPLQVCLQVNVDGGANKSGVPPEEALPLARAVAALPHLRLRGLMAIPEPAPDFAAQRELCLRARTVYDAIRAAGIELDTLSLGMSADLEAAVSAGSTMVRIGTAIFGRR